Proteins encoded by one window of Hafnia alvei:
- a CDS encoding phage tail protein, translating to MSAGTITLTHNSAAVTGAGTAFTTDLKAGDIIASVVGGVTYTLPVKTVNSAASVTLIKNYDGPTQAGAAWYAIPRDAMNAITAQLAADTAQALRGLNFDKQNWQQVFSGTGTITVRLPDGSSYTGPAWNSFIVELGKKANAGDNSDITSISGLKTALSIAQGGTGEKTPGMKLLGGLGLKSNSRFLTTTGSYIPGEFVPQAVYDSRSIVGYANIHNWPLGISAGVQSGANGTDQSGVISLLTVRGWPDDSGISASCQWFMGATKAGYRYPGYNSVDAAWYLRTEYLWCTRTTTVDSNGFIKKASPVIKIFSDGKFETNNESEGAQVTREGVGVYRISNILGPHSDKAWGGIDGGFEIPKDRNGQRLLWLDYEVDADGSILVKTYHRTYPEAPAFARNIKDGYEESDPIDIPSDQFLSVRVEMPQDSIWNLAQKAAQEEMAREEIAEE from the coding sequence ATGTCAGCCGGAACAATAACGCTAACGCATAACTCAGCGGCAGTAACTGGGGCGGGAACGGCATTCACCACGGACTTAAAAGCGGGGGATATTATTGCCTCCGTTGTCGGCGGCGTTACCTATACGTTACCTGTGAAAACAGTCAATAGCGCGGCAAGCGTAACACTGATTAAAAATTATGATGGTCCGACGCAGGCTGGCGCAGCATGGTATGCCATTCCGCGTGATGCCATGAATGCTATTACCGCGCAGCTTGCAGCAGATACAGCGCAGGCACTGCGCGGCCTAAATTTTGATAAACAGAATTGGCAGCAGGTCTTTAGTGGTACAGGGACTATCACCGTTAGGCTTCCCGATGGGAGCTCATATACGGGGCCAGCATGGAATTCGTTTATAGTTGAACTTGGTAAAAAAGCCAATGCAGGTGATAACAGCGATATTACAAGCATCTCCGGGCTAAAAACTGCACTCAGCATTGCGCAGGGAGGGACTGGCGAGAAAACTCCAGGTATGAAGTTGTTAGGTGGCCTAGGGCTGAAAAGTAATTCAAGGTTTCTAACGACGACTGGTTCATATATCCCCGGCGAGTTCGTTCCTCAAGCGGTTTATGACAGTCGCTCTATCGTCGGGTACGCAAATATACATAACTGGCCGTTGGGCATCAGCGCAGGTGTTCAGAGTGGGGCGAACGGCACCGATCAGTCGGGAGTCATTTCTCTATTAACAGTGAGAGGGTGGCCTGATGACTCGGGTATATCCGCATCATGTCAGTGGTTCATGGGAGCTACAAAAGCAGGTTATAGATATCCAGGATACAATTCGGTTGATGCGGCATGGTACTTGAGAACTGAGTATTTATGGTGCACTAGGACAACAACAGTTGATTCAAATGGGTTCATTAAAAAAGCATCGCCTGTTATTAAAATCTTCAGTGATGGGAAGTTTGAAACAAATAATGAATCAGAAGGTGCGCAGGTGACCCGCGAGGGTGTTGGTGTTTATCGCATAAGTAATATTCTCGGCCCACACTCAGATAAAGCATGGGGCGGTATTGATGGAGGTTTTGAAATCCCCAAAGATCGCAATGGTCAGCGTTTGCTTTGGCTTGATTATGAAGTCGATGCTGATGGTTCTATCTTGGTAAAAACTTATCACCGAACTTACCCAGAAGCTCCAGCATTTGCCAGAAATATCAAAGACGGATATGAAGAAAGCGATCCAATTGATATACCGTCTGACCAGTTCCTTTCCGTTCGTGTAGAAATGCCACAGGACTCGATCTGGAATCTGGCACAAAAAGCAGCGCAAGAAGAAATGGCACGAGAAGAAATTGCAGAAGAGTAA
- a CDS encoding DUF6453 family protein has protein sequence MSNYGISILPSITNKEMDISAGSRSMRFLGIYGTAQTSDQQKGYRAYIDIKGRTAGSQVYIVPIKIGAPYQDSVSTIVGLDYVKSYWLEGDRLWLQYTGVNDLKRWKFAEIAVFEVTAASAYSGEYGIVLQDATNYLEISDANSAGCCVWAGQVTISGSWSAPADIPMRDNCVIFANWSNPNVALGYNNSSKTISCYGLNGASASVTARIAIFSSGFFPTPPEYGFAIWNAQGQCTFSSDYPPLLIAGTVSLASRQNVWVSTPVSRPLVPVSSAGVVKGASVGNGYSSTFYCGIRMSGNQICGGPTYKTGMNTESSYTFPDGISPIAYPILDADNYFTF, from the coding sequence ATGAGCAATTATGGAATATCAATTCTCCCATCGATAACCAATAAGGAAATGGATATTTCTGCCGGAAGCCGCTCAATGCGGTTTCTTGGCATTTATGGGACGGCACAAACCAGTGATCAACAGAAAGGCTATCGCGCCTACATTGATATCAAGGGGCGCACAGCCGGTTCGCAGGTATATATCGTACCCATCAAGATAGGCGCGCCTTATCAGGATTCAGTCTCTACGATTGTTGGCCTTGATTATGTCAAAAGCTACTGGCTTGAAGGCGATCGACTGTGGCTTCAATACACGGGCGTTAATGATTTAAAAAGATGGAAATTTGCAGAAATCGCCGTTTTTGAAGTCACCGCCGCCAGCGCCTATTCAGGTGAGTATGGCATCGTCCTGCAAGATGCGACTAATTATCTAGAAATATCCGATGCAAACAGCGCGGGCTGTTGTGTCTGGGCGGGGCAGGTCACGATTTCAGGGAGTTGGTCAGCGCCAGCAGATATCCCGATGCGTGATAACTGCGTGATATTTGCGAATTGGAGCAATCCCAATGTGGCGCTGGGCTATAACAATTCGTCAAAAACCATCTCTTGTTATGGATTGAATGGCGCTTCAGCGAGTGTCACTGCGCGCATTGCTATTTTCTCATCGGGATTCTTTCCAACGCCGCCCGAGTATGGTTTTGCCATTTGGAACGCTCAGGGACAATGCACTTTCTCATCTGATTATCCACCTCTACTTATTGCGGGTACGGTCAGTTTAGCGAGCCGCCAAAATGTATGGGTGAGCACGCCAGTATCACGGCCATTGGTGCCCGTATCGAGCGCGGGTGTAGTGAAGGGGGCCAGTGTTGGTAATGGGTATAGCTCAACGTTTTACTGTGGAATACGCATGAGTGGTAATCAAATATGCGGAGGGCCGACTTACAAAACAGGGATGAACACTGAAAGCTCTTACACCTTTCCCGATGGCATCTCCCCGATTGCTTACCCCATCTTAGATGCAGACAATTATTTTACATTTTAA
- a CDS encoding DUF1983 domain-containing protein: MPAAIPIIAAVAAGVAAANEAYAIAMIITVAAQVATQVLTKSPSIDSYRTPQERKQVLRAAASAKTVVYGKCISAGTLFFSEEQAGDQTDGELLHLAITLAGHPITGIGSVFLGDDNITSYGDSASYEVHIDRQTADPYMLKNCPSWKEDMIGKGISWLRLTLKFDAEKFPSGIPNVTVEKMGRKVYDPRTGTTIYTSNAALCILDYYRSYLKVSDSDINWDQFQEAANICDESVSNADGSSESRYTLNGEFDLSENKASILESMVSACSGEVTYIAGKHGLIVGAYYGPATEVITESQLAGDIEIMPEVSQSEKVNTIKGTFIDPLQKYTEVDFPTVSVTEWIAEDGVEISQDLKLRFVTSEYQAQRLADIKLKRTRISRTMNISLNLSGYRYRPGMYVKVNFPSLGIIDTEMRVTDWKFGLQTGVQLTLKQETSEVWGDAIGKPIERPPFTDLPTGGVAQPQSLKYTVEEIGQVVQGVLSWQNIGQFVYNKVIIRRGTEMVLSVQVPGNFTRLTGLPQDSYTAHVIAVNQMGAESPEALLEFNIKAPPAPSKVDVTQGFFSVTLIPRLATLVNVSTQFDFWTSGETRLPNANTSTVEANATRAGMGTTWSSHELKAEHTYYWYIRTINAFGSSAFIEVAALCSMDSGDLNDLIDEAVRGSDAFQNVQNGVDTNLDGILQDALANHGTVSRQFEQYGAVRAEILTITTTIASVDQALSQLTTSVKSQFDGVNAQIIQQQTAIADNKKAISSLDSYVQAQIGPDGSLTSSVNQKMNAEVKSDGTAKASYTLNMGIVRNGVKYNTGFGMSIEPSGGTYKSTVVFAADQFGIYSGSDPGNYQAAFFVVNGQVFIKDALIQAASITSAKIAKAAIGSANITDYLQSDDYVAKNAGIRIGFRTGSIEINSTTPGQGGVIIDSTGIATFDENNIRRTKQGKIR, encoded by the coding sequence ATGCCTGCCGCTATTCCTATCATTGCCGCCGTCGCCGCTGGCGTTGCCGCAGCAAATGAAGCCTATGCGATTGCAATGATTATCACAGTGGCCGCGCAGGTCGCCACTCAAGTATTAACGAAATCGCCCTCCATTGATTCATATCGCACACCGCAAGAGCGTAAGCAGGTGCTTCGTGCCGCCGCCAGCGCGAAAACGGTGGTTTACGGAAAATGTATATCAGCCGGCACGTTGTTTTTCTCTGAAGAGCAGGCCGGCGATCAGACGGACGGTGAATTATTACATCTTGCCATCACATTGGCAGGGCATCCCATCACAGGGATAGGCTCGGTATTTCTCGGTGACGACAATATTACGTCATATGGCGACAGCGCATCCTATGAAGTGCATATAGACCGACAAACCGCCGATCCATATATGCTGAAAAACTGCCCGTCGTGGAAAGAGGACATGATAGGTAAAGGGATTTCATGGCTGCGCTTAACCCTTAAATTTGACGCTGAAAAATTTCCTTCCGGTATCCCGAACGTGACCGTTGAAAAGATGGGGCGAAAAGTTTACGACCCACGCACCGGCACCACGATTTATACCAGTAATGCCGCGCTATGCATTCTCGATTACTACCGCAGCTATTTAAAGGTTTCTGACAGCGATATTAACTGGGATCAGTTTCAAGAAGCGGCCAATATCTGCGATGAGTCGGTGAGCAATGCCGACGGCTCCAGCGAAAGCCGCTATACGCTCAATGGTGAGTTTGATCTGAGTGAGAACAAGGCCAGTATCCTTGAGTCCATGGTATCCGCCTGTTCGGGCGAGGTCACATATATTGCGGGTAAACATGGCCTCATTGTCGGTGCGTACTATGGTCCTGCTACAGAAGTAATCACCGAAAGCCAGTTGGCGGGTGATATTGAAATCATGCCTGAGGTATCACAGTCAGAGAAAGTGAATACCATCAAGGGGACGTTTATCGATCCCCTGCAAAAGTACACTGAAGTTGATTTTCCGACAGTCTCGGTTACGGAGTGGATAGCCGAAGATGGTGTAGAAATATCTCAGGATCTAAAGCTACGTTTCGTCACATCTGAATATCAGGCGCAACGCTTGGCTGATATCAAGCTCAAACGCACGCGCATCTCAAGAACGATGAATATTTCGCTCAATCTCAGCGGCTACCGTTATCGCCCTGGTATGTACGTGAAGGTTAATTTCCCGTCCCTCGGCATTATTGATACGGAAATGCGCGTAACGGATTGGAAATTTGGACTACAGACAGGCGTACAGCTGACACTGAAGCAGGAAACGTCAGAGGTATGGGGGGACGCAATAGGCAAACCAATTGAGCGACCTCCGTTTACCGATCTTCCTACTGGCGGCGTTGCGCAGCCGCAAAGCCTGAAATATACCGTAGAGGAAATAGGGCAAGTAGTTCAAGGTGTCTTGTCTTGGCAGAATATTGGTCAGTTTGTTTATAACAAGGTCATTATTCGCCGTGGTACTGAAATGGTGTTATCCGTACAGGTCCCGGGCAATTTCACGCGGTTAACCGGATTGCCACAAGATAGCTATACCGCGCATGTTATCGCCGTCAATCAGATGGGGGCAGAGTCGCCGGAGGCACTATTAGAGTTCAACATCAAAGCACCGCCAGCACCGTCGAAAGTTGATGTGACACAGGGGTTCTTCTCGGTCACGCTGATCCCGAGACTTGCTACGTTGGTAAATGTCTCGACGCAGTTTGATTTTTGGACGTCAGGTGAAACACGACTCCCTAACGCCAATACGTCCACCGTTGAAGCGAATGCAACTCGCGCTGGCATGGGTACGACGTGGTCAAGCCATGAGCTGAAAGCTGAGCATACCTATTACTGGTATATCAGGACGATAAACGCCTTTGGCTCATCCGCATTCATTGAAGTTGCGGCCTTGTGCTCAATGGACTCAGGTGATCTTAACGATTTAATCGATGAGGCTGTGCGCGGTTCTGATGCGTTCCAGAATGTGCAAAATGGGGTTGATACCAATCTGGACGGCATTCTGCAGGACGCGCTTGCAAATCACGGCACTGTTTCACGTCAATTTGAACAGTATGGCGCAGTACGGGCTGAAATATTAACCATCACGACAACTATCGCCAGCGTGGATCAAGCACTTTCGCAATTGACCACGAGCGTTAAGTCTCAGTTTGATGGTGTAAACGCACAAATTATTCAGCAGCAAACGGCCATCGCGGATAACAAAAAGGCGATTTCTAGTCTCGATAGTTACGTGCAAGCGCAGATAGGGCCTGACGGCAGTTTAACATCCTCCGTAAACCAAAAAATGAACGCTGAAGTTAAGAGTGATGGTACAGCGAAAGCGTCATACACCCTGAATATGGGCATAGTACGGAACGGGGTGAAATATAACACCGGTTTTGGCATGAGTATTGAACCTTCTGGCGGTACATACAAATCCACGGTGGTATTTGCCGCCGATCAGTTCGGGATTTATTCAGGGAGCGATCCGGGTAATTATCAGGCGGCCTTCTTTGTTGTTAATGGGCAGGTCTTTATTAAGGATGCACTCATCCAAGCCGCCTCAATCACCTCAGCAAAAATAGCCAAGGCTGCTATTGGGTCAGCCAATATTACCGACTATCTCCAGTCAGATGACTATGTCGCGAAGAACGCAGGGATACGCATTGGCTTTAGAACAGGATCTATTGAAATCAATAGCACAACACCAGGACAAGGCGGGGTCATTATCGATTCTACGGGGATAGCGACATTCGACGAGAATAATATTCGCCGAACGAAACAGGGGAAAATTCGATGA
- a CDS encoding DUF6950 family protein — MKHKDWHNRLTTVLKAATQRSFLWGEHDCCLFAAECAEAMCGEDFAKDWRGTYRDERGAKKALLRGGGSLEKVLARYLDEVPVKLAQRGDIAIVENVGSRCAGVIYAGAVWVPGESGLVCLRVKPISAWRVR; from the coding sequence ATGAAGCATAAAGACTGGCATAACCGATTAACGACAGTGCTCAAGGCCGCTACCCAGCGGTCTTTTTTATGGGGCGAGCATGACTGTTGCCTATTTGCCGCGGAGTGTGCCGAAGCGATGTGTGGTGAGGATTTTGCCAAGGATTGGCGAGGGACATATCGCGACGAGCGTGGCGCTAAAAAGGCGCTACTCCGTGGTGGTGGTTCTCTTGAGAAAGTGCTGGCGCGTTACCTTGATGAGGTCCCCGTGAAGCTGGCGCAGCGGGGTGATATTGCCATTGTGGAAAATGTAGGTTCACGCTGTGCTGGGGTTATTTATGCTGGCGCAGTATGGGTGCCGGGTGAGTCTGGCCTTGTTTGTCTTCGTGTAAAACCCATCAGCGCATGGAGGGTTCGCTAA
- a CDS encoding phage tail tape measure protein has product MATLRELIIKVSANSSSFQTEIARASRMGSEYYKTMDQGGKKAAAATRQTQRALNDLNAELASIKSSAMGLAGAFAGAFATSELIHYADTWNQLNGRLRLASTSTEDYSTAQRALMDISQRTGTSLEANSGLYSRIASSLRDAGYASKDVAAVTETVATSLKLSGASTEEASSVITQLSQALGSGVLRGEEFNSIMENGGRLAKLLADGLGTTVGGLRNMAQNGELTTDKIVPLLTNVEQLRKEFETLPASISGSAQKVQNSFMAWVGGANDAVGASSALSGVLDSLAGNIDTVANVTGVLVGLGVARYFGNMFTSVTAATKSVISNAAAEIALAQAQVRAAQTNVEAARETVYRAQQAKSAAVSIEAQISAERRLASAQLSLNNAISGRSAAVGRLTETSSAMSKLGGGVLSLLGGWPGVILAAGTAMYGLYQHTEQVHKEAVGFASNLDEINSKLKEMSVAGLKSTAVDARTSLAAQKEDLASLDEKIKQTRDSLKAMQDMEKQYDESPMLARINNLMSVEELTAKQRSATDQLNKLEYEREQVAAKVWGTQKLVNDASDLAAKKAVEQAGAISTLKGAYDLLNRSMGVNASLKTPQYAGPVVSTASATPQQSTAVERARRDNELASLSGLEKLHRQHQYEADDLKLTGALYTQYIYNKDQAAQKDEAAALAKKDSTAATNAQNKAENSAAKTAEQYSRKIADLSIATEVQRVRATQGEKAADLFAASHENGAKWTDEQRKSLKASSAELARWTQRADEAVRKQHEMSDALKDLRDATRKYQDDASQISETRGMGDRGREQYNERQQVERVFDKTDKGSEAIAARQAALDALDKKYQESAAAEADWLAGSQKGLSNWMDTASNYADQTASLVSNTMSGFVDTLSGALSGNKTSWEDWSKSVLQSMQKVILNAMLVNSIKGLGGAGFMSMFGGGASGASGASGDAGGLFSSGAFDNLTLNAKGGAYASEGLSAHSNTIVNTPTYFAFAKGAGLMGEAGPEAIMPLTRSADGSLGVRMVGGESASGVGGDTIIHQHFTISGNGDAALRQAMQEAAHKGATDGAKKARQEMLQDFQTRGQGRRLLGV; this is encoded by the coding sequence ATGGCAACTCTCCGTGAATTAATTATTAAGGTATCGGCGAATTCAAGTTCATTTCAAACTGAAATAGCCCGCGCCTCCCGTATGGGGTCCGAATATTACAAGACAATGGATCAAGGGGGGAAAAAGGCAGCCGCTGCAACCAGACAAACGCAGAGAGCGCTAAATGATCTCAATGCTGAATTAGCATCAATTAAATCCTCTGCCATGGGATTAGCCGGTGCGTTTGCGGGGGCGTTTGCAACGAGTGAGCTCATCCATTATGCCGATACATGGAATCAATTGAATGGTCGCCTCCGACTAGCTTCAACCTCAACAGAAGATTACTCCACTGCTCAGCGCGCACTTATGGATATAAGCCAGCGCACGGGCACGTCGTTGGAAGCTAACTCTGGTTTATATAGTCGCATTGCATCATCACTGCGCGATGCCGGTTATGCATCAAAAGACGTGGCCGCCGTTACCGAGACAGTGGCAACTTCACTTAAACTTTCAGGGGCAAGCACAGAAGAGGCCAGTTCTGTTATTACCCAGCTCAGCCAAGCATTGGGCTCAGGTGTTTTGCGTGGTGAAGAATTTAACTCCATCATGGAAAATGGTGGGAGGTTAGCGAAATTATTAGCCGATGGCCTAGGTACCACTGTCGGCGGCCTGCGAAATATGGCTCAGAATGGTGAGCTGACTACTGACAAAATTGTTCCATTACTAACGAATGTCGAACAACTCCGTAAGGAGTTTGAAACTCTACCCGCCTCAATAAGTGGTTCTGCACAGAAAGTCCAAAATTCTTTTATGGCTTGGGTCGGTGGGGCTAACGATGCTGTTGGGGCATCATCTGCCTTATCGGGAGTTCTAGATAGCCTCGCGGGTAATATTGATACTGTTGCTAATGTAACGGGAGTGCTGGTCGGCCTCGGTGTTGCACGGTATTTCGGCAATATGTTCACCAGTGTAACTGCTGCAACCAAATCAGTGATATCTAATGCTGCAGCAGAGATTGCGTTAGCTCAAGCACAGGTGAGAGCCGCTCAGACTAACGTTGAGGCTGCGCGTGAAACTGTATACCGCGCACAACAAGCAAAGTCAGCTGCTGTATCAATAGAGGCTCAAATATCAGCAGAGCGCAGATTAGCAAGTGCCCAATTATCGCTAAATAATGCAATAAGCGGGCGATCGGCTGCGGTTGGGCGTTTAACAGAAACATCCTCTGCAATGTCAAAACTTGGTGGTGGCGTGTTAAGTCTTCTTGGCGGGTGGCCTGGTGTAATATTGGCTGCCGGAACTGCCATGTATGGGCTTTATCAGCACACGGAACAGGTCCACAAAGAGGCGGTTGGTTTCGCTAGTAATCTGGATGAGATTAACAGCAAGCTAAAAGAAATGTCAGTTGCGGGGCTAAAATCTACCGCTGTAGATGCGCGCACTTCTCTTGCTGCACAAAAAGAGGATCTCGCCAGCCTTGATGAAAAAATCAAGCAAACGCGCGATAGCCTGAAAGCCATGCAAGACATGGAAAAGCAGTACGATGAAAGTCCTATGTTGGCACGCATCAATAATTTGATGTCGGTAGAGGAGCTTACAGCCAAGCAACGGTCAGCTACCGACCAGCTGAATAAGCTTGAGTATGAACGCGAGCAAGTGGCGGCAAAGGTTTGGGGAACCCAGAAGCTAGTAAATGATGCCAGTGATCTAGCCGCAAAAAAAGCGGTAGAGCAGGCTGGGGCAATCTCAACGCTAAAGGGCGCCTATGATTTACTTAATCGCTCCATGGGCGTCAATGCCAGTCTCAAAACTCCCCAGTATGCTGGACCAGTTGTTTCAACTGCATCAGCAACCCCTCAGCAGTCCACCGCGGTAGAACGTGCTCGCAGAGATAATGAGCTTGCTAGTTTATCTGGTCTGGAAAAACTTCATCGCCAGCATCAGTACGAGGCTGATGATTTAAAGCTGACTGGCGCACTCTATACGCAGTATATCTATAACAAGGATCAGGCCGCTCAAAAAGATGAAGCAGCAGCATTGGCCAAAAAAGATAGCACAGCTGCTACAAACGCACAGAACAAGGCGGAAAACTCTGCTGCAAAAACAGCTGAACAATATAGCCGTAAGATTGCTGATCTGAGTATCGCAACTGAAGTACAGCGAGTACGTGCTACGCAAGGCGAGAAAGCCGCTGATCTGTTTGCTGCGTCTCATGAAAATGGCGCAAAGTGGACCGATGAGCAGCGTAAATCCCTCAAAGCTTCATCAGCAGAACTTGCACGTTGGACGCAGCGAGCCGATGAAGCCGTGCGTAAGCAGCATGAAATGAGCGATGCACTAAAAGACCTTCGTGATGCAACCCGAAAATATCAGGATGATGCGAGCCAAATCTCTGAAACGAGAGGGATGGGAGATCGTGGTCGAGAGCAATATAACGAGCGCCAACAGGTAGAGCGTGTCTTCGATAAAACGGATAAGGGATCTGAGGCGATTGCTGCAAGGCAGGCGGCATTGGATGCTTTAGACAAAAAATATCAGGAATCCGCGGCCGCTGAGGCTGACTGGTTAGCAGGATCACAAAAAGGGTTATCTAACTGGATGGATACCGCTTCCAACTATGCCGATCAGACCGCAAGCCTCGTCAGTAATACCATGAGTGGTTTTGTTGATACGCTGTCAGGTGCTTTAAGTGGTAATAAAACCAGCTGGGAAGACTGGTCAAAATCCGTTCTACAGTCGATGCAAAAAGTTATTCTCAATGCAATGCTTGTCAACAGCATTAAAGGTCTGGGTGGCGCAGGCTTTATGAGCATGTTCGGCGGCGGCGCTTCTGGTGCTTCTGGTGCTTCGGGTGATGCTGGTGGCTTGTTTAGCAGTGGGGCTTTCGACAATCTCACCCTTAATGCCAAAGGTGGAGCCTATGCCTCTGAGGGATTGAGCGCACATAGCAACACCATTGTTAACACCCCAACCTATTTTGCCTTTGCTAAAGGCGCTGGGCTCATGGGAGAGGCGGGGCCAGAGGCAATCATGCCATTAACGCGCTCAGCGGATGGTTCTCTGGGTGTGAGAATGGTCGGTGGGGAATCTGCCTCTGGCGTTGGTGGCGATACCATCATTCATCAGCATTTCACTATTTCGGGTAATGGTGATGCCGCCTTGCGCCAAGCCATGCAAGAGGCAGCGCATAAAGGTGCGACCGACGGCGCTAAAAAGGCCCGTCAGGAAATGTTGCAAGATTTTCAAACTAGAGGCCAAGGCCGCCGCCTGCTAGGGGTTTAA
- a CDS encoding zinc ribbon domain-containing protein codes for MEFILIAIVIGLIPALIAQSKGRSFFGWWIYGALLFIVALVHSIIIKKDIKHEESVEMAKGDVKKCPYCAELIKVEAVKCKHCGSDLIEKDDKPTKTDEEYLAEARERAGIS; via the coding sequence GTGGAATTTATTCTCATAGCAATTGTTATTGGCCTGATCCCAGCGTTAATAGCTCAAAGTAAAGGGCGTTCATTTTTTGGTTGGTGGATTTATGGTGCACTTCTATTTATCGTCGCCTTGGTGCACTCAATAATTATCAAGAAAGATATAAAGCATGAAGAATCCGTCGAAATGGCTAAGGGTGACGTAAAGAAATGCCCTTATTGCGCTGAACTGATTAAAGTCGAAGCCGTAAAATGCAAACACTGTGGTTCTGATTTGATCGAAAAAGATGATAAACCAACAAAAACGGATGAGGAATATTTAGCTGAGGCAAGAGAGAGAGCTGGAATTTCCTAA
- a CDS encoding DUF4035 domain-containing protein has protein sequence MTLALRLGRTVHELTQTITASELKMWIEFDRLSPIGDKRGDIQAALVASSVYRSQGGKATLDDMLLRWGPQPEEDDGGSGLEDFLEKLAG, from the coding sequence ATGACGCTTGCGCTTCGTCTGGGCAGAACGGTTCACGAATTAACGCAAACCATCACAGCTAGCGAGTTGAAAATGTGGATCGAGTTCGACAGATTAAGCCCAATTGGTGACAAGCGCGGTGATATACAGGCTGCGCTAGTCGCCTCATCGGTTTATCGCTCACAGGGTGGCAAAGCTACGCTGGATGATATGTTACTTCGCTGGGGGCCACAGCCAGAAGAGGATGACGGTGGATCTGGACTCGAAGATTTTCTGGAGAAACTGGCTGGGTAA
- a CDS encoding phage tail assembly chaperone: MKNALRALALAPMSGFRTSVVSVPEWENVSVKLREPSGKAWLEWRQIINPEQNEDEDSQPLSAAQVAHRNMQADVVLFIDVLLDDNDQPVFTAEDKSQVEAIYGPVHARLLKQALDLSTSSATAEKKSETPALSS; encoded by the coding sequence ATGAAAAATGCATTACGTGCACTAGCCCTTGCTCCCATGTCTGGCTTTCGAACCTCAGTCGTCTCCGTTCCTGAATGGGAAAATGTGTCGGTAAAATTACGTGAGCCATCGGGAAAGGCGTGGCTGGAATGGCGTCAGATTATCAATCCAGAGCAGAATGAAGACGAAGACTCACAGCCGCTGAGCGCCGCTCAGGTTGCTCATCGCAATATGCAGGCCGACGTTGTGCTATTTATTGATGTGCTACTCGATGACAACGATCAGCCCGTATTCACCGCTGAAGATAAATCTCAGGTCGAGGCCATTTATGGTCCCGTTCACGCCCGACTTCTGAAACAAGCGCTAGACCTTAGCACCTCATCGGCAACCGCTGAAAAAAAGTCAGAGACCCCGGCACTTTCTTCCTGA
- a CDS encoding phage tail tube protein codes for MSSKYEKTQGTKLSITDGPATEVDPIGATWLEGQCATREISYTGGQKSDIDVTTLCSTEQEMTNGLAAPGELSLTRNWAADDPVLDELETAYENDELRAFKVTFPSGNGYAFLAEVRQNSWSVATAGVVSASYTLRLKGKPQRIHATS; via the coding sequence ATGAGCAGTAAATATGAAAAAACGCAGGGTACAAAACTGTCCATCACTGACGGCCCTGCAACGGAAGTCGATCCCATTGGGGCGACGTGGCTTGAAGGGCAATGTGCCACGCGTGAAATCAGCTATACCGGCGGGCAAAAGTCAGATATCGATGTTACCACGCTGTGTTCCACCGAGCAGGAAATGACCAATGGGCTCGCCGCGCCGGGTGAATTAAGCCTGACCCGTAACTGGGCAGCGGATGATCCGGTTTTGGATGAGCTGGAAACCGCTTATGAAAATGATGAGCTGCGCGCTTTTAAGGTCACTTTCCCGTCAGGTAACGGCTACGCCTTCCTTGCTGAAGTGCGCCAAAACTCATGGTCTGTGGCAACGGCAGGCGTGGTGAGTGCTTCTTATACGCTTCGCTTGAAGGGCAAACCACAGCGTATTCACGCAACAAGCTAA
- a CDS encoding DUF3168 domain-containing protein — protein sequence MTEADIKPYLKPLAGGQVYPYVVKLNAQGEPAVSPPWIIFSLVSEVDGDVLCGQAETAITVQIDAYASTIDDASALRQQVQLALEPLKPVNVNRTSGYESDTSLYRATLEVQIWE from the coding sequence ATGACTGAGGCAGATATCAAACCCTATCTTAAGCCGTTGGCGGGTGGGCAGGTTTATCCTTATGTCGTAAAACTCAATGCCCAAGGTGAACCAGCTGTATCGCCGCCGTGGATCATCTTCTCTCTGGTTTCAGAAGTTGATGGCGATGTTCTATGCGGTCAGGCTGAAACAGCTATCACTGTGCAAATAGATGCATACGCCAGCACCATTGATGATGCCAGCGCCCTTAGGCAACAGGTGCAATTAGCGCTAGAACCGCTAAAACCCGTGAATGTAAACCGTACGAGTGGTTACGAATCTGATACATCGCTCTATCGGGCAACGCTTGAAGTCCAAATATGGGAATAG